The Arachis hypogaea cultivar Tifrunner chromosome 16, arahy.Tifrunner.gnm2.J5K5, whole genome shotgun sequence genome contains a region encoding:
- the LOC112759088 gene encoding uncharacterized protein: MEKNEIEAALETSRKSLAANVLSSASQMSDPSKSFPEKEEVMELARKVFKDGRDVDLEDQVISDQFQIGYSSSRSSHFRSIPDCRYFSFMCVSITGLKTCMTSGYSYIEGIEHLLLSLKQNNYEMHAFTNYPICVKGHTFQEPSCRFVFVSVEDGYLQSGCNQAVAIHDGKWCVLHNLQNK; the protein is encoded by the exons ATGGAAAAGAATGAAATTGAGGCTGCTCTTGAAACAAGCAGGAAGTCTTTAGCGGCTAATGTCCTTTCCAGTGCTTCTCAG ATGTCAGATCCTTCCAAAAGTTTTCCAGAAAAGGAAGAAGTC ATGGAGCTAGCGAGAAAAGTTTTTAAGGACGGAAGGGATGTTGATTTAGAAG ATCAAGTCATTTCAGATCAATTCCAGATTGGCTACAGTTCTTCCAGATCAAGTCATTTCAGATCAATTCCAGATTGTCGATATTTTAGTTTCATGTGTGTTTCCATCACAGGCCTTAAAACTTGCATGACAAGTGGATATTCATACATTGAAGGAATTGAACATTTGCTTCTTTCCTTAAAGCAAAACAACTATGAGATGCATGCTTTTACAAACTACCCCATATG TGTTAAAGGTCACACTTTTCAAGAACCCAGTTGCAGATTTGTCTTTGTTTCAGTTGAAGATGGGTATTTGCAATCAGGATGCAATCAAGCAGTTGCAATCCATGATGGAAAATGGTGTGTTCTTCACAaccttcaaaataaataa
- the LOC140180231 gene encoding protein FAR1-RELATED SEQUENCE 5-like — translation MKGQESKSVLTDGDLAMKNAINAVFPNAHHRLCSWHLLRNAAIRIGRPMFLRKFRVCLMGDLEVDEFENLWSDIVEDFGLQQNPWILDMYECKHMWANAYIRGNFFAGLKTTSRCKALNMQIGKFIGNGYNLRKFIEHFQHYLEFIRRRELVANYRFVYGQPIVKSKLEALERYAATVYTKEVFELF, via the coding sequence ATGAAAGGACAAGAATCAAAATCTGTGTTGACCGATGGAGATTTGGCAATGAAGAATGCAATTAATGCTGTCTTTCCAAATGCACATCACAGGCTGTGCAGCTGGCACCTGCTACGAAATGCGGCTATCCGCATTGGCCGGCCTATGTTTCTTCGCAAGTTCCGAGTTTGCCTGATGGGTGACTTAGAGGTAGATGAGTTTGAGAACCTATGGAGCGATATTGTGGAAGATTTTGGGTTGCAACAAAACCCGTGGATACTAGATATGTATGAATGCAAGCATATGTGGGCTAATGCATATATTAGAGGCAATTTTTTTGCTGGGCTGAAGACGACGTCTCGATGTAAGGCATTGAACATGCAGATTGGGAAATTTATTGGGAACGGATACAATCTACGTAAATTTATTGAGCATTTTCAGCACTATCTCGAGTTCATAAGAAGAAGAGAGCTAGTCGCCAATTATAGATTTGTGTATGGGCAACCCATTGTTAAGTCGAAGTTGGAAGCCTTGGAAAGATACGCAGCAACAGTATACACGAAAGAGGTTTTTGAACTATTCTAG